The following proteins come from a genomic window of Natrinema saccharevitans:
- a CDS encoding DUF2309 domain-containing protein, with translation MTRNTDDARRIEASIDRAAERIGSVWPLHSFVTANPLSGFEDEPFHRAVAEAEELFGGRGYPRPSVFRRAWESGRIDADTLRAELAAHGIDRDPETLLEEMAETEAARDAAEPDDATEAVDRVLSKWLAAFLDEGRAKWPMPNREDGFYRAWRAVAPHDGAVPGPADADDLPETAIDALESVLGDYPEGRWVDILEAHLAALPGWSGFVVQRTDDDVDPWQAQYPITLAQYLAVRLTIADLLDAPIDLDADDGTDGDDADAVPLPEIWLTAWEKSYRERLLDGIDDAVTDPATAGDGGRPAAQLVFCIDTRSEVIRRHIEAQGPYETHGYAGFFGVPMRHRGYEAAADTDACPPIVEPEHRIVDRPADAESATARDRWTGLATAARKHFKTLKSNLVAAFTFVEGAGSAYGSAMAARTLSPSTIATLESAIAERVPSRHEAAAPAVDYDAYDDHDHADHALPQGLSHEAKVEYARNAFELMGWTEFARLVVFAGHASETTNNPFGSSLDCGACAGNPGGPNARVLAAICNDPDVKATLRERGIDIPEDTVFLAGEHNTTTDEITLFDDEVPESHRADLESLREDLAGARAGAAAERPASADDEAAVDEVERKATDWAETRPEWGLAGNASFVIGPRELTADRDLDGRAFLHSYDWSVDPDGDALEEIVTGPLVVTQWINNQYYFATVDNAVYGSGSKVTQNPVGNVGVVQGNGGDLLTGLPLQSLKLDDERPFHQPLRLTAVIHAPRERVTEILREHEEVRELLDNGWIGDLTVVDPERDNEPFHYAGDLEWTSHREEATPEAATPTVAESTADD, from the coding sequence CGGTCTTCCGCCGCGCCTGGGAGTCTGGCCGGATCGACGCCGACACGCTTCGGGCGGAACTGGCGGCCCACGGGATCGACCGCGACCCCGAAACGCTGCTCGAGGAGATGGCCGAGACCGAAGCGGCCCGGGACGCCGCCGAGCCCGACGACGCGACCGAGGCCGTCGACCGGGTCCTCTCGAAGTGGCTCGCGGCCTTCCTCGACGAGGGCCGGGCCAAGTGGCCGATGCCCAACCGCGAGGACGGGTTCTACCGAGCGTGGCGCGCGGTGGCCCCCCACGACGGCGCCGTGCCCGGCCCCGCCGACGCCGACGACCTCCCCGAGACGGCGATCGACGCGCTCGAGTCGGTCCTCGGCGACTACCCCGAGGGACGCTGGGTCGACATCCTCGAGGCCCACCTCGCGGCGCTGCCGGGCTGGAGCGGGTTCGTCGTCCAGCGGACCGACGACGACGTCGACCCGTGGCAGGCGCAGTACCCGATCACGCTGGCCCAGTACCTCGCGGTGCGGCTGACGATCGCGGACCTGCTCGACGCGCCGATCGATCTCGACGCCGACGACGGGACCGACGGCGACGACGCCGACGCGGTCCCGCTGCCCGAGATCTGGCTGACCGCCTGGGAGAAGAGCTACCGCGAGCGACTCCTCGACGGGATCGACGACGCCGTGACCGATCCCGCAACCGCCGGAGACGGCGGCCGTCCGGCCGCCCAGCTCGTGTTCTGTATCGACACCCGTTCGGAGGTGATCCGCCGTCACATCGAGGCGCAGGGCCCCTACGAAACCCACGGCTACGCGGGCTTTTTCGGCGTGCCGATGCGCCACCGCGGCTACGAGGCCGCGGCCGACACCGACGCCTGCCCGCCGATCGTCGAGCCCGAACACCGGATCGTCGACCGGCCCGCCGACGCCGAGTCGGCCACCGCCCGCGACCGCTGGACCGGTCTCGCGACGGCCGCGCGCAAACACTTCAAGACGCTCAAGTCCAACCTCGTCGCCGCCTTTACGTTCGTCGAGGGGGCCGGCAGCGCCTACGGGTCGGCGATGGCCGCGCGGACGCTGTCGCCGTCGACGATCGCCACGCTCGAGTCCGCCATCGCGGAGCGCGTCCCGAGCCGCCACGAGGCCGCCGCGCCAGCCGTCGACTACGACGCGTACGACGATCACGACCACGCCGACCACGCCCTCCCGCAGGGGCTGAGCCACGAGGCGAAAGTCGAGTACGCTCGGAACGCCTTCGAACTCATGGGCTGGACCGAGTTCGCCCGGCTGGTCGTCTTCGCGGGCCACGCCAGCGAGACGACGAACAACCCCTTCGGCTCGAGCCTCGACTGCGGGGCCTGTGCCGGCAACCCCGGCGGCCCCAACGCCCGCGTCCTCGCGGCGATCTGTAACGACCCGGACGTCAAGGCGACGCTCCGCGAGCGCGGGATCGATATCCCCGAGGACACCGTCTTCCTCGCGGGCGAACACAACACGACGACCGACGAGATCACCCTCTTCGACGACGAGGTGCCCGAGAGCCACCGCGCCGACCTCGAATCCCTCCGCGAGGACCTCGCCGGCGCTCGCGCCGGGGCCGCCGCCGAGCGACCCGCGTCGGCCGACGACGAGGCGGCCGTCGACGAGGTCGAGCGCAAGGCCACCGACTGGGCCGAGACCCGCCCCGAGTGGGGGCTGGCCGGCAACGCGTCCTTCGTCATCGGGCCGCGCGAACTGACCGCCGACCGGGACCTCGACGGTCGCGCGTTCCTCCACTCCTACGACTGGTCCGTCGATCCGGACGGCGACGCCCTCGAGGAGATCGTGACGGGCCCGCTCGTGGTCACCCAGTGGATCAACAACCAGTACTACTTCGCGACGGTCGACAACGCCGTCTACGGCAGTGGCTCGAAGGTCACCCAGAACCCGGTGGGCAACGTCGGCGTCGTCCAGGGCAACGGCGGCGACCTGCTGACCGGCCTGCCGCTGCAGTCGCTCAAACTCGACGACGAGCGCCCGTTCCACCAGCCGCTGCGCCTGACCGCGGTGATCCACGCGCCCCGCGAGCGCGTGACCGAGATCCTCCGTGAACACGAGGAGGTTCGGGAACTGCTCGACAACGGGTGGATCGGCGATCTGACCGTCGTCGATCCCGAACGGGACAACGAGCCGTTCCACTACGCGGGCGACCTCGAGTGGACGAGCCACCGCGAGGAAGCGACGCCGGAGGCGGCGACGCCGACGGTCGCGGAGTCGACGGCCGACGACTGA
- a CDS encoding carbonic anhydrase, translating into MGSDRDTLERLLAGNRRHVESLPEEYFADVQTGQHPTVVAVCCSDSRVSHEGMWGVDRPGTIFTPSNIGNQVWDDDDGERIVDGGVLYPIHHTGTDAVAVVGHTGCGAVTAAYRVAAGGDPPGPRGVDKWVDMLVPVVEEALESGRIDRETDDDAVINQLVEYNVGYQARSLCAADDVPDRVDVYGFVYDFQGVYGDDPGRAYLVSVDDETDPDVLADRVPAGDESAVNSLLYGDESVE; encoded by the coding sequence ATGGGATCCGATCGCGACACCCTCGAGCGGTTACTCGCCGGCAACCGCCGCCACGTCGAGTCGCTGCCCGAGGAGTACTTCGCGGACGTCCAGACCGGCCAGCACCCGACCGTCGTCGCGGTCTGTTGTTCCGACTCGCGGGTCTCTCACGAGGGGATGTGGGGCGTCGATCGGCCGGGCACGATCTTTACGCCCAGTAATATCGGGAATCAGGTCTGGGACGACGACGACGGCGAGCGGATCGTCGACGGCGGCGTCCTCTATCCGATCCACCACACCGGCACCGACGCCGTGGCCGTCGTGGGCCACACCGGCTGTGGCGCGGTCACCGCCGCCTACCGCGTCGCGGCCGGCGGGGATCCGCCCGGCCCGCGCGGCGTCGACAAGTGGGTCGACATGCTCGTTCCCGTCGTCGAGGAGGCCCTCGAGAGCGGTCGGATCGACCGCGAGACGGACGACGACGCCGTAATCAACCAACTCGTCGAGTACAACGTCGGCTACCAGGCCCGCTCGCTGTGTGCCGCCGACGACGTTCCGGATCGAGTCGACGTCTACGGCTTCGTCTACGACTTCCAGGGCGTCTACGGTGACGACCCGGGGCGCGCGTATCTCGTCAGCGTCGACGACGAAACCGATCCCGACGTCCTCGCCGATCGAGTGCCGGCGGGCGACGAGTCGGCGGTGAACAGTCTACTGTACGGCGACGAATCGGTGGAGTGA
- a CDS encoding NADP-dependent oxidoreductase — MAETRQWQLASRPVGEPTHDNFELVTVDRPEPDNGEVLIETLYQSVDPYMRGRMRDAESYAEPWDVGDPMKASVVGEVIESNCGRFAEGDIVTGDLLWAEHVVADANELQRVNPDHGPISTALGVLGMPGVTAYWGLNDVGDPKPGDTVVVSAAAGAVGSVVGQLARLSGARVVGTAGSEAKIDWLTDDLGFDAAINYKETDDLSTAIDETCPDGVDVYFDNVGGPITDAVWPRLNVDARVAVCGQIALYNETEVPTGPRKLAKLIESRATVEGLLVSDYQPRWGEALQRLSTFVRNGDVQYRENVVEGFENAPDAFLGLFEGDNIGKQLVQVAEYDE; from the coding sequence ATGGCAGAAACCAGACAGTGGCAACTTGCCAGCCGACCCGTCGGCGAACCGACTCACGACAACTTCGAACTCGTCACCGTCGACCGGCCCGAACCGGACAACGGCGAGGTACTGATCGAGACGCTCTATCAGTCGGTCGACCCGTACATGCGAGGTCGCATGCGCGACGCGGAATCGTACGCCGAACCGTGGGACGTCGGCGACCCGATGAAAGCCAGCGTCGTCGGCGAAGTCATCGAATCCAACTGCGGCCGGTTCGCCGAGGGCGATATCGTCACTGGCGACCTCCTCTGGGCGGAACACGTCGTCGCGGACGCGAACGAACTCCAGCGCGTCAACCCCGACCACGGACCGATCTCGACCGCGCTGGGCGTCCTCGGAATGCCCGGCGTCACGGCCTACTGGGGGCTGAACGACGTCGGTGATCCGAAACCCGGCGACACGGTGGTCGTCTCCGCCGCGGCGGGTGCTGTCGGTTCCGTCGTCGGCCAGCTGGCCCGCCTCTCGGGCGCGCGAGTGGTCGGCACCGCCGGGAGCGAGGCGAAGATCGACTGGCTCACCGACGACCTCGGCTTCGACGCCGCGATCAACTACAAGGAGACCGACGACCTCTCGACCGCGATCGACGAGACCTGTCCCGACGGCGTCGACGTCTACTTCGACAACGTCGGCGGTCCGATCACCGACGCCGTCTGGCCCCGGCTGAACGTCGACGCCCGCGTCGCGGTCTGTGGCCAGATCGCCCTCTACAACGAGACCGAGGTGCCGACCGGCCCGCGGAAACTCGCCAAACTCATCGAGTCCCGCGCGACGGTCGAAGGGCTCCTCGTCAGCGACTACCAGCCCCGGTGGGGCGAGGCCCTCCAGCGGCTCTCGACGTTCGTTCGGAACGGCGACGTGCAGTACCGCGAGAACGTCGTCGAAGGCTTCGAGAACGCACCCGACGCCTTCCTCGGGCTGTTCGAGGGCGACAACATCGGGAAGCAGTTGGTGCAGGTCGCCGAGTACGACGAGTAA